One part of the Alligator mississippiensis isolate rAllMis1 chromosome 3, rAllMis1, whole genome shotgun sequence genome encodes these proteins:
- the LOC102567640 gene encoding uncharacterized protein LOC102567640 isoform X1: MPGSRLLLLLARMDRLRQMLKNRTPRVSPGEEDSSRRPGLKEEGHPIGAVKTTKTRWWTCLLCWIRKPAAPITKTEEGEEPSRKAGRWPQLHLGRRDPVQEEHQAGLPCSSPPRAPSHQELCPETRPEEAAPCIAMEGDTASLGQEVSKPCPSPSLSCSSSRGDLDSTVESGSNPPYGTTMKVIPYRPGKEVEEEQEGEDLMLLEEEALIDIIQHLQGQGKDKEHGERFLLAIPTLCRATKQRGKDNLEPETCKMVLLQKIMGLMETATQDEEPNWTLCNSIAAICSLSELKPALEPAMESCLLQTTLKICLTSPRHNSLYVRTKQQKHMEDLEALLRSLLATAPSLDRLQFLWEHLTSWLQSPDTIDRAKAMRSSSALLRFAVSLLPQFEDSPDMPQMGDTTAQLCLSLSHPAADISCQAREGIYVLAQILLHHKGRDMQEAEGLLHLSQEQQSQVQSYMDLAQVGEVFRKILSEGQRSCFVQRAVAGVLDINMCVSRAALILLYTILGEAGHLIGDKEEEIPARIMRKLLVMKGFKQLPRELQGHSLLASSSSTPSPLQQPKVPSAASTNSEADSTSLSKCNIQNLTGSKMATEGTSSLESATTLGSSTDVNTP, translated from the exons ATGCCTGGCTCACGACTGCTCCTGCTCcttgccaggatggacaggctgaggcAGATGCTGAAGAACAGGACGCCCAGGGTGTCCCCAGGGGAGGAGGACAGCAGCAGGAGGCCTGGGCTGAAAGAGGAGGGCCACCCAATTGGTGCAGTGAAAACAACCAAAACCAGGTGGTGGACATGCCTGCTGTGCTGGATAAGGAAACCCGCAGCTCCCATAACaaagactgaggagggagaggagcccTCTCGGAAAGCAGGGAGGTGGCCCCAGCTCCATCTGGGCAGGCGGGACCCAGTACAGGAAGAGCACCAGGCAGGGCTGCCATGCAGCTCCCCTCCCAGGGCACCCAGTCACCAGGAGCTGTGCCCTGAAACCAGGCCAGAGGAGGCGGCCCCCTGCATTGCCATGGAGGGGGACACAgcttccctggggcaggaggtcagcaagccctgcccgagccccagcctcagctgcagctcctcccggGGAGACCTTGACAGCACTGTGGAGTCCGGGAGCAACCCGCCCTATGGCACCACCATGAAAG TGATTCCCTACCGGCCAGGCAAGGAGGTGGAGGAAGAGCAGGAGGGTGAAGACCTGATGCTGCTGGAGGAAGAAGCCCTCATAGATATCATACAGCACCTCCAGGGCCAAGGAAAG gacaaggagcaTGGAGAGCGCTTCCTCCTCGCCATCCCCACACTCTGCAGAGCCACCAAGCAGAGGGGAAAGGACAACCTAGAGCCAGAGACCTGCAAAATGGTCCTACTACAAAAGATCATG GGCCTGATGGAAACAGCGACACAGGATGAAGAGCCAAATTGGACCCTGTGCAACAGCATAGCTGCCATCTGCAGCCTCAG CGAgctgaagccagccctggagccagccatGGAGTCGTGCCTGCTGCAGACCACCTTAAAGATCTGCCTGACGTCCCCAAGACACAACAGCCTTTACGTCAGG ACCAAACAGCAGAAGCACATGGAGGACCTGGAGGCCTTGCTGAGGAGCCTGTTGGCCACCGCACCCAGCTTGGACAGGCTGCAGTTCCTTTGGGAG cacctGACATCCTGGCTGCAGTCTCCTGACACCATAGACAGGGCGAAGGCCATGAGAAGCAGCAGCGCCCTTCTCCGTTTTGCTGTTTCCCTCCTCCCGCAGTTTGAG GACTCGCCCGACATGCCCCAGATGGGTGACACCACGGCCCAGCTGTGTCTGTCCCTCAGCCACCCAGCAGCAGACATCAGCTGCCAGGCCAGGGAGGGCATCTACGTGCTTGCCCAAATCCTGCTGCACCACAAGG GCCGAGAcatgcaggaggcagaggggctgcTCCATCTAAGCCAGGAACAGCAGAGCCAGGTCCAGAGCTACATGGACCTGGCCCAAGTCGGGGAG GTGTTTCGAAAAATATTATCAGAGGGGCAAAGGAGCTGTTTCGTGCAGAGGGCAGTTGCGGGGGTGCTGGACATCAACATGTGTGTCAGCCGTGCTGCGCTGATCCTCCTCTACACCATCCTGGGGGAAGCCGGCCACCTGATCGGGGACAAG GAGGAAGAAATCCCTGCCAGGATCATGAGGAAGCTGCTGGTCATGAAGGGCTTCAAACAGCTGCCCAGAgagctgcagggccacagcctgctggcaagctcctccagcaccccctcccctctgcagcagcccaagGTCCCTTCTGCAG CTTCAACCAACAGCGAGGCTGACAGCACCTCCCTGAGCAAATGCAACATCCAGAACCTCACAGGCAGCAAGATGGCCACAGAGGGAACCTCCAGTCTGGAATCGGCCACCACGCTAGGGTCATCGACTGATGTGAACACCCCCTGA
- the LOC102567640 gene encoding uncharacterized protein LOC102567640 isoform X2 has protein sequence MDRLRQMLKNRTPRVSPGEEDSSRRPGLKEEGHPIGAVKTTKTRWWTCLLCWIRKPAAPITKTEEGEEPSRKAGRWPQLHLGRRDPVQEEHQAGLPCSSPPRAPSHQELCPETRPEEAAPCIAMEGDTASLGQEVSKPCPSPSLSCSSSRGDLDSTVESGSNPPYGTTMKVIPYRPGKEVEEEQEGEDLMLLEEEALIDIIQHLQGQGKDKEHGERFLLAIPTLCRATKQRGKDNLEPETCKMVLLQKIMGLMETATQDEEPNWTLCNSIAAICSLSELKPALEPAMESCLLQTTLKICLTSPRHNSLYVRTKQQKHMEDLEALLRSLLATAPSLDRLQFLWEHLTSWLQSPDTIDRAKAMRSSSALLRFAVSLLPQFEDSPDMPQMGDTTAQLCLSLSHPAADISCQAREGIYVLAQILLHHKGRDMQEAEGLLHLSQEQQSQVQSYMDLAQVGEVFRKILSEGQRSCFVQRAVAGVLDINMCVSRAALILLYTILGEAGHLIGDKEEEIPARIMRKLLVMKGFKQLPRELQGHSLLASSSSTPSPLQQPKVPSAASTNSEADSTSLSKCNIQNLTGSKMATEGTSSLESATTLGSSTDVNTP, from the exons atggacaggctgaggcAGATGCTGAAGAACAGGACGCCCAGGGTGTCCCCAGGGGAGGAGGACAGCAGCAGGAGGCCTGGGCTGAAAGAGGAGGGCCACCCAATTGGTGCAGTGAAAACAACCAAAACCAGGTGGTGGACATGCCTGCTGTGCTGGATAAGGAAACCCGCAGCTCCCATAACaaagactgaggagggagaggagcccTCTCGGAAAGCAGGGAGGTGGCCCCAGCTCCATCTGGGCAGGCGGGACCCAGTACAGGAAGAGCACCAGGCAGGGCTGCCATGCAGCTCCCCTCCCAGGGCACCCAGTCACCAGGAGCTGTGCCCTGAAACCAGGCCAGAGGAGGCGGCCCCCTGCATTGCCATGGAGGGGGACACAgcttccctggggcaggaggtcagcaagccctgcccgagccccagcctcagctgcagctcctcccggGGAGACCTTGACAGCACTGTGGAGTCCGGGAGCAACCCGCCCTATGGCACCACCATGAAAG TGATTCCCTACCGGCCAGGCAAGGAGGTGGAGGAAGAGCAGGAGGGTGAAGACCTGATGCTGCTGGAGGAAGAAGCCCTCATAGATATCATACAGCACCTCCAGGGCCAAGGAAAG gacaaggagcaTGGAGAGCGCTTCCTCCTCGCCATCCCCACACTCTGCAGAGCCACCAAGCAGAGGGGAAAGGACAACCTAGAGCCAGAGACCTGCAAAATGGTCCTACTACAAAAGATCATG GGCCTGATGGAAACAGCGACACAGGATGAAGAGCCAAATTGGACCCTGTGCAACAGCATAGCTGCCATCTGCAGCCTCAG CGAgctgaagccagccctggagccagccatGGAGTCGTGCCTGCTGCAGACCACCTTAAAGATCTGCCTGACGTCCCCAAGACACAACAGCCTTTACGTCAGG ACCAAACAGCAGAAGCACATGGAGGACCTGGAGGCCTTGCTGAGGAGCCTGTTGGCCACCGCACCCAGCTTGGACAGGCTGCAGTTCCTTTGGGAG cacctGACATCCTGGCTGCAGTCTCCTGACACCATAGACAGGGCGAAGGCCATGAGAAGCAGCAGCGCCCTTCTCCGTTTTGCTGTTTCCCTCCTCCCGCAGTTTGAG GACTCGCCCGACATGCCCCAGATGGGTGACACCACGGCCCAGCTGTGTCTGTCCCTCAGCCACCCAGCAGCAGACATCAGCTGCCAGGCCAGGGAGGGCATCTACGTGCTTGCCCAAATCCTGCTGCACCACAAGG GCCGAGAcatgcaggaggcagaggggctgcTCCATCTAAGCCAGGAACAGCAGAGCCAGGTCCAGAGCTACATGGACCTGGCCCAAGTCGGGGAG GTGTTTCGAAAAATATTATCAGAGGGGCAAAGGAGCTGTTTCGTGCAGAGGGCAGTTGCGGGGGTGCTGGACATCAACATGTGTGTCAGCCGTGCTGCGCTGATCCTCCTCTACACCATCCTGGGGGAAGCCGGCCACCTGATCGGGGACAAG GAGGAAGAAATCCCTGCCAGGATCATGAGGAAGCTGCTGGTCATGAAGGGCTTCAAACAGCTGCCCAGAgagctgcagggccacagcctgctggcaagctcctccagcaccccctcccctctgcagcagcccaagGTCCCTTCTGCAG CTTCAACCAACAGCGAGGCTGACAGCACCTCCCTGAGCAAATGCAACATCCAGAACCTCACAGGCAGCAAGATGGCCACAGAGGGAACCTCCAGTCTGGAATCGGCCACCACGCTAGGGTCATCGACTGATGTGAACACCCCCTGA